A window from Salvelinus sp. IW2-2015 linkage group LG5, ASM291031v2, whole genome shotgun sequence encodes these proteins:
- the smpd4 gene encoding sphingomyelin phosphodiesterase 4 isoform X1 produces the protein MAAPALQQPSFLLANLKVDSTTKPFLQRCQELVKVIDDYPAKELHLIFPWLVESVFGSLDGVIVGWNLQFLQARSNEYNIVMDFLDPSGPMMKLVYKLQAEEYKYEIPVSFLPGPVKASIQEGVLPDCPLFHNKLQFPLSGLQTLSLALNPFEYYMFIFASSLITPKNYPLGQHVSSLDNAYFVLVDTYLKYFLPTEGSVPPSPFADNRGSVSPPAPRAPSVPFAGYGIHSTSLLKRHISHQPSVTADPAAQEIWRSEALLQVFVEIWLHHYSLEMYQKLQSPQVKLALLHYRLSMSSMPCQPLTPPGSGTLDTYQVLLPFHPLPPGLLEETFTPTEEHVLVVRLLVKHLHAFSCSLKPEQVCSSPSAHSHASPLEEFKRVVVQRFVQQKLYVFLQHCFGHWPLDASFRAVLETWLSYIQPWRYTGENTNPQTDQNKGVPEKWGLFVQENLLMYTKLFQGFLNRVVRIDLVNVKNALMVFRVAKVFAQPNLSEMIQKGEQLFLEPEHVLHHRQHRVFLTPSHGGSFLSARQSVVTDRVFRVKSHVYGLEGQDCQYKQMFGTELRGAVLKLIQIIAQARQTAKRISDHSAEVAANNSFMSWFGMGSPDLNYTFNGGEVDDTGECVKKTHEFLERSLDYLCQIFRLNAGQLSQLMATLGSGQDDGNSRQLPDCVQGENGLILTDLGRMQIINGLRRFEIEYQGDPELQPIRSYENAVLVRLFFKISSLVNERFGGHMEALCSRPDFLGRLGRHYLASPEVIADGRQRSPETRRTAERNRRPRLSLRTLASYRTLLMLLFLYLFGVLFSFGPISSTLLILTGGFLYGLFITLFGDKLKSQ, from the exons ATGGCTGCCCCAGCCTTGCAACAGCCCAGTTTTCTTCTG GCCAATCTGAAAGTTGACTCGACCACCAAACCTTTTCTCCAGCGGTGCCAGGAGCTGGTgaaggtcattgatgactacCCTGCAAAG GAGCTGCACCTGATCTTCCCCTGGCTTGTAGAGAGTGTTTTTGGCAGTCTGGATGGGGTCATCGTGGGCTGGAACCTGCAATTCCTGCAGGCACGCAGCAATGAGTACAACATCGTCATGGACTTTCTCGATCCTAG TGGGCCAATGATGAAGCTTGTGTACAAGCTTCAAGCAGAGGAGTACAAGTATGAAATACCTGTCAGCTTTCTCCCT GGTCCTGTAAAGGCATCCATACAGGAAGGTGTCCTCCCAGATTGTCCACTTTTTCACAACAAGCTGCAGTTTCCTCTGTCTGGTCTCCAGACACTCAGCCTGGCGCTCA ATCCATTTGAATATTACATGTTCATATTTGCTTCCAGTCTTATCACACCAAAG AACTACCCTCTGGGCCAGCATGTGAGCAGCTTGGACAATGCGTACTTTGTGCTTGTGGACACCTACCTCAAGTACTTCCTCCCTACAGAGGGCAGCGTTCCTCCCTCTCCATTCGCCGACAATAGAGGCTCTGTGTCTCCACCTGCTCCCAG GGCTCCCAGCGTGCCTTTTGCAGGGTATGGCATCCATAGCACCAGCCTCCTCAAGCGCCATATATCCCATCAGCCCTCAGTCACTGCTGACCCTGCAGCCCAGGAGATCTGGAGGTCAGAAGCATTACTACAG GTGTTTGTGGAGATCTGGCTGCATCACTACTCCCTGGAGATGTACCAGAAGCTGCAGTCCCCCCAGGTGAAG CTGGCGCTGCTGCACTATCGCCTCAGTATGTCCAGCATGCCGTGCCAACCCCTGACCCCTCCTGGCTCTGGGACCCTCGACACGTACCAAGTACTTTTACCTTTTCATCCACTCCCACCGGGCCTgctggag GAGACTTTCACCCCGACAGAGGAGCACGTTCTGGTGGTGCGTCTCCTGGTGAAGCACCTCCATGCCTTTTCCTGCAGCCTGAAGCCTGAGCAGGTCTGCTCCTCGCCCTCAGCCCACTCCCACGCCAGCCCCCTGGAAGAGTTCAAGAG GGTGGTGGTGCAGCGTTTTGTCCAGCAGAAGCTCTATGTGTTCCTCCAGCACTGCTTTGGTCACTGGCCTTTAGATGCCTCCTTCAGAGCG GTGTTGGAGACGTGGCTTAGCTACATCCAGCCGTGGAGGTACACAGGAGAGAATACCAATCCTCAGACAGACCAGAACAAAGGTGTACCTGAGAAATG GGGCTTGTTTGTTCAGGAGAACCTGCTCATGTACACAAAGCTCTTTCAGGGCTTTCTAAACAGGGTGGTACGCATAGACCTGGTCAACGTCAAAAATGCACTAATGGTCTTCAGGGTGGCCAAAGTCTTTGCTCAGCCAAACCTATCAGAGATGATTCAGAAAG GAGAGCAGCTGTTTCTGGAGCCGGAGCACGTCCTCCACCATCGGCAGCACCGGGTCTTCCTCACGCCAAGCCACGGTGGCAGCTTCCTGTCTGCCCGGCAGTCCGTGGTGACAGACAGGGTGTTCAGGGTGAAGAGCCACGTGTACGGCCTGGAGGGCCAGGACTGCCAGTACAAACAGATGTTCGGCACAGAGCTGAGGGGCGCG GTCCTGAAGCTCATTCAGATCATTGCCCAGGCGAGGCAGACAGCCAAGAGGATATCAGATCACTCAGCTGAAGTGGCGGCCAATAACTCCTTCATGTCTTGGTTTGGAATGGGCTCCCCCGACCTCAACTACACCTTCAATGGAGGAGAGGTGGATGACACTGGGGAATGTGTCAAGAAGACCCACGAGTTCCTGGAGAGGTCACTGGACTACCTCTGTCAGATATTTCGG CTGAATGCAGGGCAGCTTTCTCAGCTGATGGCTACCCTGGGCTCTGGTCAGGACGATGGGAACTCCAGGCAGCTACCAGACTGTGTTCAGGGTGAGAATGGACTCATCCTCACAGACCTGGGCCGAATGCAG ATCATCAATGGACTACGTAGATTTGAGATTGAGTACCAAGGAGACCCAGAGCTTCAGCCCATCAGGAGCTATGAGAATGCTGTCCTGGTCAGACTGTTTTTCAAGATCTCGTCCCTGGTGAATGAGAGG TTCGGAGGTCACATGGAAGCTCTGTGCTCGCGGCCGGACTTCCTGGGCCGTTTGGGACGACACTACCTGGCCAGCCCCGAGGTCATAGCGGACGGCAGGCAGAGGAGCCCAGAGACACGGCGAACAGCGGAGAGGAACCGACGGCCGCGGCTAAGTCTGCGCACACTGGCGAGCTACAGAACCCTGCTGATGCTTCTATTTCTCTACCTGTTTGGGGTGCTGTTCTCATTTGGCCCCATATCCAGCACACTGCTCATCCTTACAGGCGGCTTTCTCTATGGACTCTTCATAACACTGTTTGGAGATAAACTCAAGTCCCAGTAG
- the smpd4 gene encoding sphingomyelin phosphodiesterase 4 isoform X5 — translation MAAPALQQPSFLLANLKVDSTTKPFLQRCQELVKVIDDYPAKELHLIFPWLVESVFGSLDGVIVGWNLQFLQARSNEYNIVMDFLDPSGPMMKLVYKLQAEEYKYEIPVSFLPGPVKASIQEGVLPDCPLFHNKLQFPLSGLQTLSLALNPFEYYMFIFASSLITPKNYPLGQHVSSLDNAYFVLVDTYLKYFLPTEGSVPPSPFADNRGSVSPPAPRAPSVPFAGYGIHSTSLLKRHISHQPSVTADPAAQEIWRSEALLQVFVEIWLHHYSLEMYQKLQSPQVKETFTPTEEHVLVVRLLVKHLHAFSCSLKPEQVCSSPSAHSHASPLEEFKRVVVQRFVQQKLYVFLQHCFGHWPLDASFRAVLETWLSYIQPWRYTGENTNPQTDQNKGVPEKWGLFVQENLLMYTKLFQGFLNRVVRIDLVNVKNALMVFRVAKVFAQPNLSEMIQKGEQLFLEPEHVLHHRQHRVFLTPSHGGSFLSARQSVVTDRVFRVKSHVYGLEGQDCQYKQMFGTELRGAVLKLIQIIAQARQTAKRISDHSAEVAANNSFMSWFGMGSPDLNYTFNGGEVDDTGECVKKTHEFLERSLDYLCQIFRLNAGQLSQLMATLGSGQDDGNSRQLPDCVQGENGLILTDLGRMQIINGLRRFEIEYQGDPELQPIRSYENAVLVRLFFKISSLVNERFGGHMEALCSRPDFLGRLGRHYLASPEVIADGRQRSPETRRTAERNRRPRLSLRTLASYRTLLMLLFLYLFGVLFSFGPISSTLLILTGGFLYGLFITLFGDKLKSQ, via the exons ATGGCTGCCCCAGCCTTGCAACAGCCCAGTTTTCTTCTG GCCAATCTGAAAGTTGACTCGACCACCAAACCTTTTCTCCAGCGGTGCCAGGAGCTGGTgaaggtcattgatgactacCCTGCAAAG GAGCTGCACCTGATCTTCCCCTGGCTTGTAGAGAGTGTTTTTGGCAGTCTGGATGGGGTCATCGTGGGCTGGAACCTGCAATTCCTGCAGGCACGCAGCAATGAGTACAACATCGTCATGGACTTTCTCGATCCTAG TGGGCCAATGATGAAGCTTGTGTACAAGCTTCAAGCAGAGGAGTACAAGTATGAAATACCTGTCAGCTTTCTCCCT GGTCCTGTAAAGGCATCCATACAGGAAGGTGTCCTCCCAGATTGTCCACTTTTTCACAACAAGCTGCAGTTTCCTCTGTCTGGTCTCCAGACACTCAGCCTGGCGCTCA ATCCATTTGAATATTACATGTTCATATTTGCTTCCAGTCTTATCACACCAAAG AACTACCCTCTGGGCCAGCATGTGAGCAGCTTGGACAATGCGTACTTTGTGCTTGTGGACACCTACCTCAAGTACTTCCTCCCTACAGAGGGCAGCGTTCCTCCCTCTCCATTCGCCGACAATAGAGGCTCTGTGTCTCCACCTGCTCCCAG GGCTCCCAGCGTGCCTTTTGCAGGGTATGGCATCCATAGCACCAGCCTCCTCAAGCGCCATATATCCCATCAGCCCTCAGTCACTGCTGACCCTGCAGCCCAGGAGATCTGGAGGTCAGAAGCATTACTACAG GTGTTTGTGGAGATCTGGCTGCATCACTACTCCCTGGAGATGTACCAGAAGCTGCAGTCCCCCCAGGTGAAG GAGACTTTCACCCCGACAGAGGAGCACGTTCTGGTGGTGCGTCTCCTGGTGAAGCACCTCCATGCCTTTTCCTGCAGCCTGAAGCCTGAGCAGGTCTGCTCCTCGCCCTCAGCCCACTCCCACGCCAGCCCCCTGGAAGAGTTCAAGAG GGTGGTGGTGCAGCGTTTTGTCCAGCAGAAGCTCTATGTGTTCCTCCAGCACTGCTTTGGTCACTGGCCTTTAGATGCCTCCTTCAGAGCG GTGTTGGAGACGTGGCTTAGCTACATCCAGCCGTGGAGGTACACAGGAGAGAATACCAATCCTCAGACAGACCAGAACAAAGGTGTACCTGAGAAATG GGGCTTGTTTGTTCAGGAGAACCTGCTCATGTACACAAAGCTCTTTCAGGGCTTTCTAAACAGGGTGGTACGCATAGACCTGGTCAACGTCAAAAATGCACTAATGGTCTTCAGGGTGGCCAAAGTCTTTGCTCAGCCAAACCTATCAGAGATGATTCAGAAAG GAGAGCAGCTGTTTCTGGAGCCGGAGCACGTCCTCCACCATCGGCAGCACCGGGTCTTCCTCACGCCAAGCCACGGTGGCAGCTTCCTGTCTGCCCGGCAGTCCGTGGTGACAGACAGGGTGTTCAGGGTGAAGAGCCACGTGTACGGCCTGGAGGGCCAGGACTGCCAGTACAAACAGATGTTCGGCACAGAGCTGAGGGGCGCG GTCCTGAAGCTCATTCAGATCATTGCCCAGGCGAGGCAGACAGCCAAGAGGATATCAGATCACTCAGCTGAAGTGGCGGCCAATAACTCCTTCATGTCTTGGTTTGGAATGGGCTCCCCCGACCTCAACTACACCTTCAATGGAGGAGAGGTGGATGACACTGGGGAATGTGTCAAGAAGACCCACGAGTTCCTGGAGAGGTCACTGGACTACCTCTGTCAGATATTTCGG CTGAATGCAGGGCAGCTTTCTCAGCTGATGGCTACCCTGGGCTCTGGTCAGGACGATGGGAACTCCAGGCAGCTACCAGACTGTGTTCAGGGTGAGAATGGACTCATCCTCACAGACCTGGGCCGAATGCAG ATCATCAATGGACTACGTAGATTTGAGATTGAGTACCAAGGAGACCCAGAGCTTCAGCCCATCAGGAGCTATGAGAATGCTGTCCTGGTCAGACTGTTTTTCAAGATCTCGTCCCTGGTGAATGAGAGG TTCGGAGGTCACATGGAAGCTCTGTGCTCGCGGCCGGACTTCCTGGGCCGTTTGGGACGACACTACCTGGCCAGCCCCGAGGTCATAGCGGACGGCAGGCAGAGGAGCCCAGAGACACGGCGAACAGCGGAGAGGAACCGACGGCCGCGGCTAAGTCTGCGCACACTGGCGAGCTACAGAACCCTGCTGATGCTTCTATTTCTCTACCTGTTTGGGGTGCTGTTCTCATTTGGCCCCATATCCAGCACACTGCTCATCCTTACAGGCGGCTTTCTCTATGGACTCTTCATAACACTGTTTGGAGATAAACTCAAGTCCCAGTAG